A stretch of the Tardiphaga sp. 709 genome encodes the following:
- a CDS encoding lipopolysaccharide biosynthesis protein produces MLLKRTILYLPAQIVGPLFQLVAMIVWTHVVNEHTLGVITLITATHELLQIAFLAWWSQYALRFFGRYQDGEQAERFYRTENVVILVSLVLQSAAVIGVLYTVIATDTNPALLGATVAYVISRSLNLYIAERARVRHQIGVYSIQQIVGPSIGFILGLVLIKLIGPSPEWPLLGYAAAQLFAALVVLPHIGYSRRLWPIDREIIRHAVSYGIPLIIGGALGWVGLNASRFIVNDMLGVAAAGLFAVGYGLGQRAAAVAAMLVTAAAFPLAVKSMEQGGSKAAMRQLADNSALLIGILAPSIAGIFLLRAEIVHLLIATPFQQVTLAILPLSALAGSVRNIRAHFGDQVFLLHSRTQLMIVVSSIDALVTIVASFICIHYWGLVGAAGATVLSAIAAALTSFIIGFSKFGLTLPWAHLARIVLATGAMAALLTQLPEAPNHVLLAAHVAAGAAIYVLVLAILYGPTLLRMLRRQPQLSEL; encoded by the coding sequence ATGCTGCTGAAACGCACGATCCTTTATCTTCCCGCCCAGATCGTCGGCCCGTTGTTCCAGCTGGTCGCGATGATCGTGTGGACCCATGTGGTCAACGAGCATACGCTGGGTGTGATCACGCTGATTACGGCGACGCATGAACTACTGCAGATCGCGTTCCTGGCCTGGTGGTCGCAATATGCGCTGCGCTTCTTCGGCCGCTATCAGGACGGCGAACAGGCCGAACGCTTCTACCGCACCGAGAATGTCGTCATTCTTGTTTCGCTGGTGCTGCAGAGCGCCGCCGTCATCGGCGTGCTCTATACAGTCATTGCCACGGACACCAATCCAGCGCTGCTCGGCGCCACCGTCGCTTACGTCATCAGCCGCTCTCTCAATCTCTATATCGCCGAACGCGCCCGGGTCCGGCACCAGATCGGCGTCTACTCGATCCAGCAGATCGTGGGGCCGTCGATCGGCTTCATTCTCGGCCTGGTACTCATCAAGTTGATCGGCCCATCGCCGGAATGGCCGCTGCTGGGCTATGCCGCCGCGCAGCTCTTTGCCGCTTTGGTCGTCCTGCCCCATATCGGCTACAGCCGCCGTTTGTGGCCGATCGACCGCGAGATCATTCGCCATGCGGTGAGCTACGGCATTCCGCTGATCATCGGCGGCGCGCTGGGCTGGGTCGGCCTCAATGCGTCGCGCTTTATCGTCAACGACATGCTCGGCGTCGCCGCCGCCGGCCTTTTTGCCGTCGGTTATGGTCTGGGCCAGCGCGCCGCGGCGGTGGCTGCGATGCTGGTGACAGCAGCGGCGTTCCCGCTGGCGGTCAAGAGCATGGAGCAAGGCGGCAGCAAGGCCGCAATGCGCCAGCTTGCCGACAATAGTGCACTGCTCATCGGCATTCTGGCGCCGAGCATTGCGGGCATCTTCCTGCTACGGGCCGAGATCGTGCACCTGCTGATCGCCACGCCGTTTCAACAGGTGACGCTGGCAATTCTGCCTCTCTCGGCCCTGGCGGGTTCGGTCCGCAACATCCGCGCCCATTTCGGTGATCAGGTGTTTCTCCTGCACAGCAGGACCCAGCTCATGATCGTCGTCTCAAGCATCGACGCACTGGTGACGATTGTGGCGAGCTTCATCTGTATCCACTATTGGGGGCTCGTTGGCGCAGCCGGCGCGACAGTGCTGTCCGCCATCGCTGCGGCATTGACCAGCTTCATCATCGGCTTTTCGAAATTCGGCCTGACGCTGCCCTGGGCGCATCTCGCCCGCATCGTCCTCGCAACCGGGGCTATGGCGGCGCTCCTGACGCAACTGCCGGAAGCGCCAAACCATGTCTTGTTGGCGGCACATGTCGCCGCAGGCGCGGCGATCTATGTGTTGGTCCTTGCCATCCTTTACGGACCGACGTTGCTTCGAATGCTGCGCCGTCAGCCGCAACTCTCCGAGCTCTGA
- a CDS encoding acyltransferase, producing the protein MVDATQTMSGTARPLAQARAASRDMAIDSMRGLAILMVIGIHSLQQPLDASWKTMLDAALRPCVPIFLFASGYLTALSGRVPLGKRVMAALIPYAIAFAAAYLYMALQNPAMDHRPTTTAARFVLAYVFVYYYVFVYLGCTLMLWLTLWFAHRVPTQANERLRVVLMLALVFGLIIGSYVDPLLIQRGLSEGLIEEVRMRDIPFWFSFVALGMLVAGSTARLALPRTRLTLTAAVLLAYVIYAASRLLKIGDAADYDSMAFFGYAAALCVLLLALGIRAPVLATLGSGSYFIYLWHIFIVMALRDHGGLRQFGPVAGTFLMYAITVALSLVALLAVQRWAPPRAARWLGA; encoded by the coding sequence ATGGTGGATGCAACGCAGACAATGTCCGGGACGGCGCGGCCGCTGGCTCAAGCGAGGGCGGCCAGCCGGGATATGGCCATCGACAGCATGCGCGGCCTCGCCATTCTGATGGTGATCGGTATCCATTCGCTGCAGCAACCGCTCGATGCATCGTGGAAAACCATGCTCGACGCGGCGCTGCGCCCCTGTGTGCCGATTTTCCTGTTCGCGTCCGGCTATCTGACCGCGCTGTCGGGCCGCGTTCCACTCGGCAAGCGCGTGATGGCGGCATTGATCCCCTACGCCATCGCTTTCGCGGCTGCCTATCTCTACATGGCGCTGCAGAATCCGGCGATGGATCACCGCCCGACGACAACGGCTGCCCGCTTCGTGCTCGCTTACGTGTTCGTGTATTATTATGTCTTCGTCTATCTCGGCTGCACGCTCATGCTCTGGCTGACCCTGTGGTTTGCCCATCGTGTGCCGACCCAAGCCAATGAGCGACTGCGCGTCGTCCTGATGCTCGCCCTCGTCTTCGGCCTGATCATCGGCAGCTATGTCGATCCCTTGCTGATCCAGCGCGGGCTGTCCGAAGGACTGATCGAGGAAGTGCGCATGCGCGATATCCCGTTCTGGTTCAGCTTCGTGGCCCTGGGAATGCTGGTCGCCGGATCGACGGCGCGGCTGGCCCTTCCGCGGACGCGCCTGACGCTGACCGCTGCGGTACTGTTGGCCTATGTGATCTATGCGGCATCGAGACTGCTCAAGATCGGCGACGCTGCCGATTATGATTCGATGGCGTTCTTCGGCTATGCCGCGGCGCTCTGCGTCCTGTTACTCGCACTCGGCATCCGCGCGCCGGTCCTCGCCACGCTCGGCTCCGGCAGCTACTTCATCTATCTCTGGCATATTTTCATTGTCATGGCCTTGCGCGATCATGGCGGACTGCGCCAGTTCGGCCCGGTTGCGGGGACATTTCTGATGTATGCGATCACCGTCGCCTTGAGCCTTGTCGCGTTGCTCGCCGTGCAACGATGGGCGCCGCCGCGCGCGGCCCGCTGGCTTGGAGCCTGA
- a CDS encoding acyltransferase, with translation MQDIDTSTRHLDGLRILAASAVVILHYSDYIKELPIGRFMVDHTWHFNLFVDLFFVISGFVIASQYLAKVGSPTAVGRFLWRRLARIYPLHLATLAFYIMIALALHAGIAKTDNPARYPFSDLPAQFLLLHAIDGDRLTFNFPSWSLSAEFFCYVLFPLMVLTIARSRTVIVALVVLPLLANSIYAVAMGTEPWPDWINKGGAFRALPAFNLGIACWLFRDRIARLPALPGLLTTALVLFLIFGAQLPIMAALAVIYLIAVLAIHHDLSSQTTLFSRLGFERWSSLTYSSYMLHIPVATVVLTLAARFLAPVIPGGKLTLVPLAIAVLAAASILSLRYFETPMRRALNEAYDRHFSTRIAAATVPRQT, from the coding sequence TTGCAGGATATCGACACCAGCACACGACATCTGGACGGGCTGCGCATCCTTGCGGCCAGCGCCGTCGTGATCCTGCACTATTCGGATTACATCAAGGAACTGCCAATTGGTCGCTTCATGGTGGACCACACCTGGCACTTCAATCTGTTTGTCGATCTGTTCTTCGTCATCTCCGGCTTCGTCATTGCCAGCCAGTATCTGGCGAAAGTCGGCTCACCCACCGCGGTGGGCCGCTTCCTGTGGCGGCGCCTCGCGCGGATCTATCCACTGCATCTGGCAACGCTGGCTTTCTACATAATGATCGCACTAGCGCTTCATGCCGGCATCGCCAAGACCGACAACCCGGCACGTTATCCATTCTCCGATCTGCCGGCGCAATTCCTGCTACTGCACGCCATCGATGGCGACCGGCTGACCTTCAATTTTCCGAGCTGGTCGCTGTCGGCGGAGTTCTTCTGCTACGTGCTGTTTCCGCTGATGGTGCTGACGATCGCGCGGAGCAGGACGGTGATTGTGGCGCTCGTCGTGCTGCCGCTGCTGGCCAACAGCATCTATGCCGTTGCCATGGGCACCGAGCCCTGGCCGGACTGGATCAATAAGGGCGGCGCCTTCCGCGCTTTGCCTGCCTTCAATCTCGGCATTGCCTGTTGGCTGTTTCGCGACCGGATTGCGCGGCTTCCGGCGCTACCGGGCCTGCTGACCACGGCCCTCGTCTTGTTCCTGATCTTCGGCGCGCAGCTTCCAATCATGGCAGCGCTGGCAGTCATCTATCTCATCGCCGTACTCGCCATCCATCACGATCTTTCCAGCCAGACCACCCTGTTCTCGCGCCTTGGTTTTGAGCGCTGGTCGTCGCTGACCTATTCCTCCTACATGCTGCATATTCCGGTCGCGACCGTCGTCCTCACGCTGGCGGCACGCTTCCTTGCCCCCGTCATTCCCGGCGGCAAGCTGACGCTGGTGCCGCTCGCCATTGCCGTTCTTGCCGCTGCCAGCATTCTGTCCCTGCGCTATTTCGAGACGCCGATGCGGCGCGCTCTCAATGAGGCTTATGATCGCCATTTCAGCACGCGAATTGCCGCGGCGACAGTGCCAAGGCAGACGTGA